In Kaistella faecalis, a genomic segment contains:
- the rplQ gene encoding 50S ribosomal protein L17 — protein sequence MRHGKKFNHLSRTASHRSALLSNMACSLIEHKRINTTVAKAKALRVYVEPILTKAKEDTTHNRRTVFSYLQSKEAVTELFRTVAPKIAERNGGYTRIIKTGFRPGDAADTAMIELVDFNELYNPNAEEKKTTRRSRRTAAPKTEAVAAEVKEAPKAEAKTEEPTAEAADSTEEKAAE from the coding sequence ATGAGACACGGTAAAAAATTCAATCACTTATCTAGAACAGCTTCTCACAGAAGTGCGTTGCTTTCTAATATGGCTTGTTCTCTTATTGAGCATAAAAGAATCAACACTACTGTTGCTAAGGCGAAAGCTTTGAGAGTGTATGTTGAACCTATCTTAACTAAAGCGAAAGAAGATACAACTCACAACAGAAGAACAGTTTTCTCTTACCTGCAAAGCAAAGAAGCAGTTACTGAATTATTCAGAACAGTTGCTCCTAAAATTGCAGAAAGAAACGGTGGTTATACAAGAATCATCAAAACTGGATTCAGACCGGGCGATGCTGCAGATACTGCAATGATCGAACTTGTAGATTTCAACGAACTTTACAACCCGAACGCTGAAGAAAAGAAAACAACAAGAAGAAGCAGAAGAACTGCAGCTCCTAAAACTGAAGCAGTTGCTGCTGAAGTTAAAGAAGCTCCAAAAGCTGAAGCTAAAACTGAAGAACCAACTGCAGAAGCTGCAGACTCTACAGAAGAAAAAGCTGCTGAGTAA
- the rpsD gene encoding 30S ribosomal protein S4 — translation MARYIGPKTKIARKFGAAIYGDDKSFEKRKNQPPGQHGVNKRRGSKKSEYAVQLMEKQKAKYTYGILERQFANLYEKAQRAKGVTGEVLLQLCESRLDNVVYRLGFGKTRAGARQLVSHRHITVNGELVNIPSYLLKAGDVVAVREKSKSLEVIADSLASKANYEWLQFNDETKQGTFISAPERIQIPEDIKEQLIVELYSK, via the coding sequence ATGGCAAGATATATTGGACCTAAAACTAAGATTGCAAGAAAATTTGGTGCTGCAATCTACGGAGACGACAAGAGCTTCGAGAAAAGAAAAAACCAACCACCGGGACAACACGGTGTTAACAAAAGAAGAGGATCAAAGAAATCTGAATATGCTGTCCAGTTAATGGAAAAGCAGAAAGCAAAATACACTTACGGTATTTTGGAGAGACAATTTGCTAATCTATACGAAAAAGCGCAAAGAGCAAAAGGCGTAACAGGTGAAGTTCTGTTGCAGTTATGTGAATCTAGACTAGACAACGTTGTTTACAGACTTGGTTTTGGTAAAACAAGAGCAGGAGCAAGACAGCTGGTTTCTCACAGACACATCACTGTAAACGGAGAATTAGTGAACATTCCATCTTACTTGCTAAAAGCAGGAGATGTAGTTGCTGTTAGAGAGAAATCTAAATCTCTTGAGGTAATTGCAGATTCTTTGGCTTCTAAAGCAAACTATGAGTGGTTACAGTTCAACGACGAGACTAAACAAGGTACTTTTATTTCCGCACCGGAGAGAATCCAGATTCCGGAGGATATCAAAGAACAGTTGATCGTCGAACTTTACTCTAAATAA
- the rplR gene encoding 50S ribosomal protein L18: MALSKLEKRNRIKRRVRGKISGSSELPRLSVYKSNKEIYAQLIDDKDGKTLASASSRNLNAKGTKVEISAEVGKAIAEKAKAAGIENIVFDRNGFVYHGRVKALADGAREGGLKF; the protein is encoded by the coding sequence ATGGCACTAAGCAAATTAGAAAAAAGAAATAGAATTAAAAGAAGAGTGAGAGGGAAAATCTCCGGTTCTTCAGAATTGCCAAGATTATCTGTTTACAAAAGTAATAAAGAAATTTACGCGCAATTAATCGACGATAAAGACGGTAAAACTCTTGCTTCAGCTTCTTCAAGAAACCTGAACGCAAAAGGTACTAAAGTAGAAATCTCTGCAGAAGTAGGTAAAGCAATCGCTGAAAAAGCTAAAGCTGCAGGTATTGAAAATATAGTGTTCGACAGAAACGGATTCGTTTACCACGGTAGAGTGAAAGCTCTTGCTGACGGGGCGAGAGAAGGCGGACTAAAATTCTAA
- the rpsM gene encoding 30S ribosomal protein S13 translates to MARISGIDLPKNKRGVIGLTYIYGIGRSTSSEILKAAGISEDKKVNEWNDDELALIRNYITENIKVEGELRSETQLNIKRLMDIGCQRGIRHRLGLPLRGQRTKNNSRTRKGKRKTVANKKKASK, encoded by the coding sequence ATGGCGAGAATTTCCGGTATTGATTTACCAAAAAACAAAAGAGGCGTTATCGGCTTAACTTACATCTACGGAATCGGAAGAAGCACTTCATCCGAAATCCTGAAAGCAGCCGGCATCAGCGAAGACAAGAAAGTCAACGAATGGAATGACGATGAATTGGCACTAATCAGAAACTACATCACTGAAAACATCAAAGTAGAAGGTGAATTACGTTCTGAAACACAATTAAACATCAAACGATTGATGGATATTGGTTGCCAACGAGGAATACGTCACAGACTGGGATTACCTTTAAGAGGCCAAAGAACAAAAAACAATTCTAGAACCCGAAAAGGAAAGAGAAAAACTGTTGCTAACAAGAAAAAAGCAAGTAAATAA
- the rpmD gene encoding 50S ribosomal protein L30, giving the protein MAKISVKQVKSAIGRTKTQKRTLEALGLKKLHQVVEHEATPSILGMVAAVSHLVEVQK; this is encoded by the coding sequence ATGGCAAAAATTTCAGTAAAGCAAGTAAAAAGCGCTATTGGTAGAACTAAAACCCAAAAAAGAACGCTTGAAGCATTAGGATTGAAAAAACTTCACCAAGTTGTTGAACACGAAGCTACACCATCTATCTTAGGTATGGTAGCAGCGGTAAGTCATTTAGTAGAAGTTCAAAAATAA
- the rpsE gene encoding 30S ribosomal protein S5: MLGLDNIEKVKPGGLELKDRLVAVNRVTKVTKGGRAFGFSAIVVVGDEAGTVGFGLGKSKEVASAIAKAVEDAKKNLVKVPVINHTIPHQTSARYGGADIFLRPASHGTGLIAGGAVRAVLESAGVHDILSKSKGSSNPHNVVKATFKALLDIRRPEDIAKLRGVSLSKVFNG; encoded by the coding sequence ATGTTAGGACTAGATAATATAGAAAAAGTAAAACCGGGAGGATTAGAACTTAAAGATCGTCTCGTTGCTGTAAACAGAGTAACCAAAGTAACCAAAGGTGGTCGTGCTTTCGGATTTTCTGCAATCGTGGTTGTAGGAGATGAGGCTGGTACTGTAGGTTTCGGTTTGGGAAAATCTAAAGAAGTTGCTTCAGCTATTGCAAAAGCAGTGGAAGATGCAAAGAAAAACTTAGTTAAAGTTCCTGTAATCAACCACACAATCCCTCACCAGACTTCTGCAAGATACGGTGGAGCTGATATCTTCTTAAGACCAGCTTCTCACGGTACCGGGCTAATCGCCGGTGGTGCAGTAAGAGCGGTATTGGAGTCTGCAGGAGTACACGATATCTTGTCGAAATCTAAAGGATCTTCTAACCCGCACAATGTAGTGAAAGCTACTTTCAAAGCATTGTTGGACATCAGAAGACCAGAGGACATCGCAAAATTAAGAGGTGTTTCATTAAGTAAAGTGTTTAACGGTTAA
- the rplE gene encoding 50S ribosomal protein L5, with product MEYIVRPRKIYKEKIVPAMMEEFGYKSVMQVPKLEKIVISQGLGAATADKKIVDYAVEELTAITGQKAVGTISKKDEAAFKLRKGMPVGARVTLRADKMYEFLDRLTSSALPRIRDFSGIKAEGFDGRGNYNLGITEQIIFPEIVIDKVKKIQGMDITFVTTAKTDKEAKALLTHFGMPFKKN from the coding sequence ATGGAATATATAGTAAGACCAAGGAAAATATATAAAGAAAAGATTGTTCCTGCGATGATGGAAGAATTTGGGTACAAATCTGTTATGCAGGTACCTAAATTAGAAAAAATCGTTATTTCACAAGGTTTAGGTGCAGCTACTGCTGACAAGAAAATTGTAGATTACGCAGTAGAAGAACTTACAGCAATCACCGGTCAAAAAGCAGTTGGTACAATCTCTAAGAAAGATGAGGCTGCCTTCAAATTGAGAAAAGGAATGCCAGTAGGAGCAAGAGTAACTTTAAGAGCTGATAAAATGTATGAGTTCTTAGACAGACTTACTTCTTCAGCGTTACCACGAATCAGAGACTTCTCTGGTATCAAAGCTGAAGGTTTCGACGGTAGAGGAAATTACAACTTAGGAATCACTGAGCAAATCATTTTCCCTGAGATCGTAATCGATAAAGTAAAGAAAATCCAGGGGATGGACATTACTTTCGTTACTACAGCGAAAACCGACAAAGAAGCAAAAGCATTATTAACGCATTTTGGTATGCCTTTTAAAAAGAATTAA
- the rpsH gene encoding 30S ribosomal protein S8, which yields MVTDPISDFLTRVRNAQSAGHKVVDIPASKIKKEITKILFDQGYILNYKFEDSAVQGNIKIALKYDKQTNKPAIKSIQRASRPGLRQYKGSEELPRVLNGLGVAIISTSKGVMTDKKARQEKVGGEVICYVY from the coding sequence ATGGTAACAGATCCAATTTCAGATTTCCTAACCAGAGTAAGGAACGCACAAAGCGCAGGCCATAAAGTGGTGGACATTCCTGCATCGAAAATCAAAAAGGAGATTACGAAAATTTTGTTTGACCAGGGTTATATCCTGAACTATAAGTTCGAGGATAGCGCTGTTCAGGGAAATATCAAAATCGCTTTAAAGTACGACAAACAAACCAACAAACCTGCAATCAAAAGCATCCAAAGAGCTTCAAGACCAGGTTTAAGACAATACAAAGGTTCTGAGGAACTGCCAAGAGTATTGAACGGTTTGGGCGTGGCTATTATCTCAACTTCAAAAGGAGTTATGACTGATAAAAAAGCCAGACAAGAAAAAGTTGGTGGAGAAGTAATCTGCTATGTTTATTAA
- a CDS encoding DNA-directed RNA polymerase subunit alpha, giving the protein MAILTFIKPDKVILLSSDDFKGKFEFRPLEPGFGLTIGNALRRVLLSSLEGYAISSIKIEGVEHEFSTIPGVIEDVTEIILNLKQLRLKAKSETATAETVTAKVSGQTTVTAGDLGKSIQGFDILNPDLVICNLNKDVKFELTFNIEKGRGYVPSEQNKSSNAPIGTIAIDSIFTPIKKVQYSVENYRVEQKTDYEKLVLDIETDGSISPQNALTEASKILIYHFMLFSDERITLETEAVKASIQYDEETLHTRQLLKSKLTDMDLSVRALNCLKAAEVETLGELVSYTKSDLMKFRNFGKKSLTELEELVHAKGLNFGFDVAKYKLDADK; this is encoded by the coding sequence ATGGCAATTTTAACATTTATTAAACCCGATAAAGTAATCCTTCTTAGTTCCGATGATTTCAAAGGTAAATTTGAATTCAGACCATTGGAACCAGGCTTCGGATTAACAATCGGTAATGCTTTGAGAAGAGTTTTGCTTTCTTCTCTAGAAGGATATGCTATCTCATCTATCAAAATAGAAGGCGTAGAGCACGAATTTTCAACAATTCCCGGTGTAATTGAAGACGTTACAGAAATTATTCTGAACCTGAAACAGTTAAGACTTAAAGCAAAATCTGAAACTGCAACAGCAGAAACAGTAACCGCTAAAGTTTCCGGACAAACTACTGTAACAGCAGGAGATTTAGGAAAATCAATTCAGGGTTTCGATATTCTGAACCCGGATTTGGTAATCTGCAATCTTAATAAAGATGTTAAATTTGAATTGACTTTCAATATTGAAAAAGGTAGAGGTTATGTTCCTTCAGAGCAAAACAAATCAAGCAACGCTCCTATCGGAACCATTGCTATCGATTCCATCTTTACCCCGATCAAGAAAGTTCAGTACAGTGTTGAAAACTATCGTGTAGAGCAAAAAACAGACTACGAAAAACTTGTTTTGGATATTGAAACTGACGGTTCCATCAGCCCTCAGAATGCTTTAACTGAAGCTTCTAAGATATTAATTTATCATTTCATGTTGTTCTCCGACGAGAGAATTACGCTTGAAACTGAAGCCGTGAAAGCATCCATCCAATACGACGAAGAAACTTTACATACAAGACAGCTCCTTAAATCTAAATTAACAGATATGGATCTTTCTGTAAGAGCACTAAACTGCTTGAAAGCTGCTGAAGTGGAAACTTTAGGAGAACTGGTTTCTTATACAAAGTCTGATTTGATGAAATTCAGAAATTTCGGTAAAAAATCTTTAACAGAATTAGAAGAATTAGTGCATGCAAAAGGTCTTAACTTCGGTTTCGACGTTGCTAAATATAAATTAGACGCTGATAAATAA
- the rplO gene encoding 50S ribosomal protein L15: MNLNNIRPASGATHNSKRLGRGQGSGKGGTSAKGHKGQKARAGYSQKIGFEGGQMPLQRRLPKFGFNNVNRKEYRAINLDTIQLLADAKNITEITKDILVENGLAKKSEIVKIMGRGELKSGVSISAHKFTKSAEEAIAKAGGKAITL; encoded by the coding sequence ATGAATTTAAATAATATAAGACCGGCATCGGGTGCAACTCACAATTCTAAAAGACTTGGTAGAGGACAGGGAAGCGGAAAAGGTGGTACTTCAGCAAAAGGTCATAAAGGTCAGAAAGCCAGAGCCGGATATTCTCAGAAAATCGGTTTCGAAGGTGGACAGATGCCTTTACAAAGAAGACTTCCTAAATTCGGTTTCAACAACGTAAACAGAAAAGAGTACAGAGCAATCAATCTTGATACCATCCAACTTTTGGCTGATGCGAAAAACATCACCGAAATTACTAAAGACATTTTAGTAGAAAACGGATTGGCTAAAAAGAGCGAAATCGTGAAAATTATGGGTAGAGGTGAATTGAAATCAGGTGTTTCAATTTCTGCACACAAATTCACAAAATCTGCTGAAGAAGCAATCGCTAAAGCAGGAGGTAAAGCAATTACTCTATAA
- the secY gene encoding preprotein translocase subunit SecY, which yields MKEFIQTLKNIWSLKELREKILFTLGLILVYRFASYISLPAINMAEVGNLLEHYQNQGGNKQGAGLLGLLSSFTGGAFSRASIMALGIMPYISASIIVQLMGMAIPYLQKLQKDGESGRNTLNQITRWLTIAVCLVQAPSYLTSITQMFLPHAQFASAYYVHPESIMFWLPSIVILVAGSVFAMWLGEKITDKGIGNGISILIMVGILADLPGAFIQEVATQTGKGGLGTIMILIEVLFWMLVVLLAIILSVAVRKIPIQYVSRAQARGGSNRNLMQGARQWIPLKVNASGVMPIIFAQALMFVPGLLTKVDESNTFLAGFKNVFSWQYNVLFALLIIIFSFFYTAITIPVNQMADDLKRNGGLIPKVRPGKDTADYLDDILSKITLPGSIFLAIFAILPAIVHGAFVQTDRFALFFGGTSLLIMVGVILDTVQQINTYLLNHHYDGLMQSKLSRTTNP from the coding sequence ATGAAAGAATTTATACAAACACTAAAAAACATTTGGAGCCTTAAGGAACTTAGAGAGAAAATACTTTTCACTCTTGGGTTAATCCTAGTGTATAGATTCGCATCTTATATTTCCCTACCTGCCATTAATATGGCCGAGGTGGGGAATCTTTTGGAACATTACCAGAACCAGGGTGGCAACAAGCAGGGAGCAGGTCTTCTTGGGTTGCTTTCTTCGTTTACTGGAGGTGCATTCAGCCGGGCGTCAATTATGGCACTCGGTATTATGCCTTATATTTCTGCATCAATTATCGTTCAGCTGATGGGTATGGCAATACCTTACCTTCAGAAATTACAGAAAGATGGTGAAAGCGGCAGAAATACACTGAACCAAATTACAAGATGGTTAACGATTGCAGTTTGTTTGGTACAGGCACCGTCTTACCTTACTTCAATTACACAGATGTTCTTGCCACACGCACAGTTCGCCTCAGCATATTATGTGCATCCGGAGTCCATTATGTTCTGGTTACCAAGCATCGTAATTTTGGTAGCTGGTTCTGTATTCGCAATGTGGTTAGGTGAAAAGATTACAGATAAAGGAATCGGAAACGGTATCTCGATCTTAATTATGGTAGGGATCTTGGCAGATCTTCCGGGAGCATTTATCCAGGAAGTTGCTACACAAACCGGCAAAGGCGGTTTAGGAACAATCATGATTTTAATTGAAGTTTTATTCTGGATGTTGGTTGTGCTTTTAGCAATCATTCTTTCCGTAGCTGTAAGAAAAATCCCAATTCAGTATGTAAGCCGTGCTCAGGCTAGAGGGGGATCAAATAGAAATTTAATGCAGGGTGCAAGACAGTGGATTCCACTTAAAGTAAATGCGTCGGGAGTAATGCCGATCATTTTTGCCCAGGCTTTAATGTTTGTTCCGGGACTTTTAACTAAAGTTGATGAGTCCAACACTTTCCTGGCAGGTTTTAAAAACGTATTCAGCTGGCAGTACAATGTATTGTTTGCACTGTTAATTATTATCTTCTCATTCTTCTATACTGCAATCACCATTCCGGTGAATCAGATGGCGGATGATCTGAAGAGAAACGGAGGTTTGATTCCTAAAGTAAGACCCGGTAAAGATACCGCTGATTATCTGGATGATATTCTCTCAAAAATTACTTTGCCCGGCTCAATATTTTTAGCTATCTTTGCAATCCTTCCTGCAATTGTGCACGGAGCGTTTGTTCAGACGGATAGATTTGCCCTGTTTTTCGGGGGTACATCGCTGTTAATTATGGTTGGGGTAATCCTCGATACAGTTCAACAAATCAATACGTATTTGCTGAACCACCATTATGACGGGTTGATGCAGTCAAAATTATCCAGAACAACAAACCCGTAA
- the rplX gene encoding 50S ribosomal protein L24, protein MTKLKIKRGDNVIITTGKKEIKGKTGEVIEVIRKEGKDARVIVAGLNIVKKHTKPSAGNPQGGIVEKEASIHISNVMLIDKNGKATKTGSKVEGDKKVRVAKTTGETL, encoded by the coding sequence ATGACAAAGTTAAAAATCAAAAGAGGAGATAACGTAATCATCACTACCGGTAAGAAAGAAATTAAAGGTAAAACAGGTGAGGTTATTGAAGTGATCAGAAAAGAAGGCAAAGACGCAAGAGTAATCGTTGCAGGTTTAAATATCGTTAAAAAACATACCAAACCATCAGCAGGTAACCCACAAGGCGGAATTGTAGAGAAAGAAGCATCAATCCATATTTCCAACGTTATGCTTATCGACAAAAACGGTAAAGCAACCAAAACAGGATCCAAGGTGGAAGGTGATAAAAAAGTAAGAGTTGCTAAAACAACCGGTGAAACTTTATAA
- the rplF gene encoding 50S ribosomal protein L6, translated as MSRIGKSIIEIPANVTVTEKDGMVTVKGPKGELTQQIGEGITLKQEDGILTLERPSDSKQHKALHGLYRALINNMIVGTAEGFTKKLELVGVGYRASHQGNRLDMALGFSHGIVMDLPKEITLDTLSEKGKNPIITLSSHDKQLLGMVAAKIRSFRKPEPYKGKGVRFVGEIVRRKAGKSA; from the coding sequence ATGTCAAGAATTGGTAAATCAATTATAGAAATTCCCGCTAACGTTACAGTAACCGAAAAAGACGGTATGGTAACAGTGAAAGGCCCGAAAGGCGAACTTACACAGCAAATTGGCGAAGGAATCACTCTAAAACAGGAAGACGGAATACTTACTTTAGAAAGACCGTCGGATTCAAAACAACACAAAGCATTACACGGTCTTTACAGAGCGTTAATCAATAACATGATTGTGGGAACTGCCGAAGGTTTTACAAAAAAACTTGAATTGGTAGGGGTAGGATACAGAGCTTCACACCAAGGTAACAGACTGGATATGGCTTTAGGATTCTCCCACGGTATCGTGATGGATCTTCCAAAAGAAATTACTTTAGATACTTTATCTGAAAAAGGTAAAAACCCTATTATTACTTTGTCTTCACACGACAAACAACTTCTTGGGATGGTTGCTGCTAAGATCAGATCTTTCAGAAAACCTGAACCATACAAAGGAAAAGGAGTTAGATTCGTTGGAGAAATTGTTAGACGTAAAGCTGGTAAATCTGCTTAA
- the rpmJ gene encoding 50S ribosomal protein L36 produces the protein MKVRASIKKRSADCKIVRRKGVLFVINKKNPKFKQRQG, from the coding sequence ATGAAAGTTAGAGCATCTATCAAAAAAAGAAGTGCTGATTGCAAAATTGTTCGCAGAAAAGGCGTTCTGTTTGTGATCAACAAGAAGAACCCAAAATTTAAACAAAGACAAGGCTAA
- the rpmC gene encoding 50S ribosomal protein L29: MKKADIKNLSAGDIQNKLTEVKADFNKMKLSHSISPIENPIQIRDMRRTIARLETELTLKQQS, encoded by the coding sequence ATGAAAAAAGCTGACATCAAAAATCTAAGCGCAGGAGATATTCAAAACAAGTTGACTGAAGTAAAAGCAGATTTCAATAAAATGAAATTATCGCACAGCATCAGCCCGATTGAAAATCCTATTCAGATTAGAGACATGAGAAGAACAATCGCTCGTCTGGAAACTGAATTAACACTAAAACAACAATCATAA
- the rplN gene encoding 50S ribosomal protein L14 yields the protein MLQTESRLKVADNTGAKEVLVIRVLGGTRRRYASVGDKIVVTIKDSTPQGNAKKGTVSKAVVVRTKKAVRRKDGSYIKFDDNACVLLNAAGEMRGTRVFGPVARELRDKEYMKVISLAPEVL from the coding sequence ATGTTACAAACCGAATCAAGATTAAAAGTTGCTGATAACACAGGTGCAAAAGAAGTACTTGTAATCAGAGTTCTGGGAGGAACCAGAAGAAGATATGCTTCAGTTGGTGATAAAATCGTAGTTACTATCAAAGATTCTACACCACAGGGTAACGCAAAAAAAGGAACTGTTTCTAAAGCAGTTGTAGTAAGAACTAAAAAAGCAGTTCGTAGAAAAGATGGTTCATACATCAAATTCGACGATAACGCTTGTGTTCTTTTAAACGCAGCCGGCGAAATGAGAGGTACCCGTGTATTCGGACCTGTTGCCCGTGAACTGAGAGATAAAGAATATATGAAAGTCATTTCATTAGCTCCTGAAGTACTTTAA
- the rpsK gene encoding 30S ribosomal protein S11 encodes MAKQTKVVKKRKVKVEAIGEAHIQASFNNIIISLTNKNGEVISWASAGKMGFRGSKKNTPFAAQMAAENCSQVAHDAGLRRVKVFVKGPGAGRESAIRTIHNSGIEVSEIVDVTPMPHNGCRPPKRRRV; translated from the coding sequence ATGGCAAAACAGACTAAAGTTGTTAAAAAAAGAAAAGTAAAAGTTGAAGCGATCGGGGAAGCACACATCCAGGCATCTTTCAACAATATTATCATTTCTTTAACGAATAAGAACGGAGAAGTAATCTCTTGGGCATCTGCCGGAAAAATGGGATTCAGAGGTTCTAAAAAGAATACTCCTTTCGCAGCGCAAATGGCTGCAGAAAATTGCTCACAAGTTGCACACGATGCAGGTCTTAGAAGAGTAAAGGTGTTTGTAAAAGGTCCAGGTGCAGGTAGAGAATCTGCTATCAGAACCATTCACAATTCAGGTATTGAAGTTAGTGAAATCGTAGATGTGACTCCAATGCCACACAACGGTTGTAGACCACCGAAAAGAAGAAGAGTATAA
- the rpsQ gene encoding 30S ribosomal protein S17: MMDRNLRKERIGIVSSNKMEKTIVVSETTRVKHPMYGKFVLKTKKYTAHDENNECTEGDTVLITETRPLSKSKRWRLVRIIEKAK, translated from the coding sequence ATCATGGATAGAAATTTAAGAAAAGAAAGAATCGGAATCGTTTCTAGCAATAAAATGGAAAAGACCATTGTTGTAAGTGAAACGACGAGAGTAAAACACCCGATGTACGGTAAATTCGTTCTAAAAACGAAAAAATATACCGCTCATGATGAGAACAACGAGTGTACTGAAGGCGATACAGTATTAATTACTGAAACAAGACCTTTAAGTAAAAGTAAGAGATGGAGATTAGTAAGAATCATTGAAAAAGCTAAGTAA
- the rpsN gene encoding 30S ribosomal protein S14, producing the protein MAKESMKARERKREATVAKYAEKRKALKEAGDYAALQLLPKDASPVRLHNRCKLTGRPRGYMRTFGLSRVTFREMANKGLIPGVKKASW; encoded by the coding sequence ATGGCTAAAGAATCAATGAAAGCGCGTGAGCGCAAAAGAGAAGCTACAGTAGCAAAATATGCTGAGAAAAGAAAAGCTTTGAAAGAAGCCGGAGATTACGCAGCATTGCAATTATTGCCGAAAGACGCTTCACCTGTGAGATTACACAACAGATGTAAATTAACAGGAAGACCAAGAGGATACATGAGAACTTTCGGACTTTCGAGAGTAACCTTCAGAGAAATGGCCAACAAAGGTCTTATCCCAGGTGTTAAAAAAGCTAGTTGGTAA
- the rplP gene encoding 50S ribosomal protein L16 — MLQPRRTKFRKVHKMKMKGVAQRGNQLAYGTFGIKANEGAWITARQIEAARIAATRYMKREGQLWIKIFPDKPITKKPAEVRMGKGKGAVEYWVSVVKPGKIMFEVGGVPYEVAKEALRLAAQKLPVTTRFVVANDFVQPQ, encoded by the coding sequence ATGTTACAACCAAGAAGAACCAAATTCCGTAAAGTTCACAAGATGAAGATGAAGGGAGTTGCCCAAAGAGGGAATCAACTCGCTTACGGAACTTTCGGGATCAAAGCTAACGAAGGAGCTTGGATCACTGCAAGACAAATTGAAGCAGCGCGTATTGCTGCAACAAGATATATGAAAAGAGAAGGTCAGTTATGGATCAAAATATTTCCGGACAAACCGATTACTAAAAAACCAGCCGAAGTAAGGATGGGGAAAGGTAAAGGTGCTGTGGAATATTGGGTATCGGTAGTGAAACCTGGTAAGATTATGTTTGAAGTAGGTGGAGTACCTTATGAAGTTGCCAAAGAAGCACTTCGTTTAGCGGCTCAGAAACTTCCTGTTACTACAAGATTTGTAGTTGCTAACGATTTTGTTCAACCTCAATAA
- the infA gene encoding translation initiation factor IF-1 — protein sequence MAKQKHIEQDGVITEALSNAQFRVELENGHVLIAHISGKMRMHYIKLLPGDKVKLELSPYDLSKGRITFRY from the coding sequence ATGGCAAAACAGAAACATATTGAACAAGACGGCGTCATTACGGAAGCTCTTTCGAATGCGCAGTTTCGCGTTGAACTTGAGAATGGGCACGTATTAATCGCGCACATCTCTGGTAAAATGCGAATGCACTACATTAAGCTTTTACCTGGTGATAAGGTAAAATTAGAACTTTCTCCTTACGATTTATCGAAAGGAAGAATCACATTTAGATACTAA